A genomic segment from Arcobacter acticola encodes:
- a CDS encoding CBS domain-containing protein, with protein sequence MFTVYNNGNVGFRSTADNLYELKNIDELSPARLKPDEGFIQQFNNKKDQGEKKSSENAISEYKKMANIDTLEPVYEVKDIMTRNCIYIDNESTIKDAYDSLKELDINQMPVVSFGKKITAMINKEQILNLLMNDIENSKNILKKKLNDVYLDEVITANPISDIRRVAKVMIDLKLDAIPIVDENDILHGIVSKTDIIKAISHIPHFQLWS encoded by the coding sequence ATGTTTACCGTGTATAATAATGGAAACGTTGGTTTTAGAAGTACAGCTGATAATTTATATGAACTTAAAAATATTGATGAATTATCTCCTGCAAGATTAAAACCAGATGAAGGTTTCATTCAACAATTTAATAATAAAAAAGATCAAGGTGAAAAGAAATCAAGTGAAAATGCTATTTCAGAATACAAAAAAATGGCAAATATTGATACCCTTGAGCCTGTATATGAAGTAAAAGATATAATGACAAGAAATTGCATTTATATAGATAATGAATCAACAATAAAAGATGCTTATGATTCTTTAAAAGAGTTAGATATTAATCAAATGCCAGTTGTTTCTTTTGGGAAGAAAATTACTGCGATGATAAATAAAGAACAAATCTTAAATCTTTTAATGAATGATATAGAAAATAGTAAAAATATTTTAAAGAAAAAGCTAAATGATGTATATTTAGATGAAGTTATAACAGCTAATCCAATTTCAGATATTAGAAGAGTTGCAAAAGTAATGATTGATTTAAAATTAGATGCGATTCCAATTGTTGATGAAAATGATATTTTGCATGGAATTGTTTCTAAAACAGATATTATTAAAGCTATCTCTCATATTCCACATTTTCAACTTTGGTCATAA